Proteins encoded together in one Dermacentor variabilis isolate Ectoservices chromosome 2, ASM5094787v1, whole genome shotgun sequence window:
- the LOC142570336 gene encoding uncharacterized protein LOC142570336 — protein MGVQGSGRSARNKAWDLDRFTLAQCFVQQDQCGGRYLIIHRCDPDVAAHSSGNFADFSADPADFSADPADSTADSSADTTDPAANSADSTAYSADCSADSAAAATNDNAYHYYHYHHNYNHYNYYHYDYNHYYHYHHNYNHYNYYHYDYNHYYHYHHNYNNYNYYYHYYYDDDDHNHHNYYYHYYYNDHDNYDYYNYHNHYNDHYHNYNYHNYYYNYYYDDDDYYYSAPI, from the coding sequence ATGGGCGTCCAGGGAAGCGGGCGCTCGGCGCGGAACAAAGCCTGGGATCTCGATAGGTTTACCCTTGCCCAGTGTTTTGTCCAACAAGACCAGTGTGGCGGCCGCTACCTCATCATCCACCGCTGCGACCCCGATGTCGCCGCCCACTCCAGCGGCAACTTCGCCGACTTCTCCGCCGATCCCGCCGACTTCTCCGCCGACCCCGCCGATTCCACCGCCGATTCCTCCGCCGACACCACCGACCCCGCCGCCAACTCCGCTGACTCCACCGCCTACTCCGCCGATTGCTCCGCCgactccgccgccgccgccaccaacGACAACGCCTACCACTACTACCACTACCACCACAACTACAACCACTACAACTACTACCACTACGACTACAACCACTACTACCACTACCACCACAACTACAACCACTACAACTACTACCACTACGACTACAACCACTACTACCACTACCACCACAACTACAAcaactacaactactactaccactactactacgacgacgacgaccacaaCCACCAcaactactactaccactactactacaaCGACCACGACAACTACGACTACTACAACTACCACAACCACTACAACGACCACTACCACAACTACAACTACCacaactactactacaactactactacgacgacgacgactactaCTACAGTGCGCCCATATGA